The sequence AAAACTTTTGATGATAGTTCCTGGCCTCATATCTATTAAAGTTGAGATCATCACTGTCAGAATTTCATCTGGGAGCTTACCAGTTCTAAAGGTATCAATCTTAAAAGAGACAGGTTTGGCAACACCAATTGCATAAGATATTTGCACTTCACATTCCTTAGCAAGCCCTGCCGCCACGATGTTCTTTGCGATATATCTGGCGAGATACGCTCCAGACCTATCCACCTTTGTAGCATCTTTCCCTGAAAAAGCACCACCGCCATGGCGTCCTTTACTGCCATAGGTGTCTACGATAATTTTTCTTCCGGTAAGCCCTGAGTCTGCTGCCGGACCACCTAAGACAAATCGTCCTGTGGGATTAATAAGGATCTTGGTCTCCCGGTTCATTAGCTCAGAAGGGATGGTCTTTAAGATGATCTGACTTAGCACATCATTTCTTAGCTTTTTAATGTCGATCCCTTCTGTATGTTGCGTTGAAACCACGATGGCCTTAATGCAGACCGGCTTATGGTCTTTGCTGTATCCTACTGAAACCTGAGATTTTCCGTCTGGTTTAAGATAAGGAAGTTCTCCTGTTTTTCTGGCTTCCGTCAGCCTTTTACACATTGTATGAGCAAGTACAAGGGGAAGAGGTAGCATCTCATCTGTCTCATCCGTTGCATAGCCAAACATCATGCCTTGATCCCCAGCCCCTAGTTCCTTGCTATCCACTCCCATGGCAATATCCGGTGACTGTTTATTAATAGAAATTAGCATCCTGTAGAACTCACCATCTGTTGATAGCTCGTCTGCTCTATAGCCAATGGCATCGATGGTATCCCTAATCACTTTTTTATGGTCCACTCGGGCTTTGGTCCTTGCTTCACCAAAGACATAAATAAATCCATCAGCTACAGTTGTTTCAATGGCCCCTCTTGAATCAGGATCTTCTTTTAACATCGCATCCAAGATTGCATCTGAAATCTGGTCACAAATCTTATCTGGGTGTCCTTCTGTTACTGATTCTGACGTAAAGGTATAAGCGGTTTTTAAAATCTCATTCATTCGTTTTCTCCTCTCTTTTCTCCGTAGTTTCTTTAGTCTGGTTTTCATCCAGTTCAACAAGCCTACATGCTAATCGCTTGGATACAATACTAATGGCAGTTAAAACTCCTACCATTTCTTCTTGAAGTTCTTTCGTTGCATTCATGTTTTCTTCTCCTCTCTTTTGGGTCATATCTAGTTCACCTCCTCCCACTGCATAACCCCTTCACTTACTAGCCGATTATGAGTGGGGTTTGGTAACTAGAAAATTTGTGTTTTTTTAAATTCCTTTTATAAGAAGACTAAAAGTCTCTCTTCCTTTAGGTGTAATAAGGGTTTGAGTTCCAGCCCATCCGGTTTTTTCGTTCTTGGCTTCCTTAATTTCAAATAGCCCTGAGTTTTTATCTGCATAAGGCTTCAGCTTCCCTTTTTGATCTCTGTAGATGTACTTCTTGTCCAGTAGAAACTGAATGAAAATCCTTTCCTGAACCTTAAGTTCCTTTGCTGTATCTCTAAAGTTAATCAGTAGGTTTCGGTCTACCAGCTCATCAAAATACTCTGCCTTTGGCTGCATTGTAGTGTTGGCCACTAAGAGTCTGCTGTTTTCTACTTCTAAATGATTGATTCTATACTCTGCCATCTTTAGCGCTCTAGACATAATCATTTCTGGTGTGTTCCAGGCCTTTTCTATGGCTAAGAAATACTGTCTAGCTTGTTTTCCTTTTTCCGACCTTTGGATCATACAGATTTCTTTTGCCATGGGAATCGTAAGTTGATGGTCCATAATATCCGTATAGGGATTTTTAGGATTATTGGTTGCTCTTTTTTGAGCTACCAATGTGAAGTCCTGATTTTCAGCGAATCCGTAGTCTGTCATCCTGGGAAACCAGTCCTTGTATTTCGTCTTCACTTCCAGAAATTCATGAAGCTCCCGGCCTGATACCGTTGGTTCATCTTGGGTGTAATTTACTCTCATTAACTCGTTCATCTTTTCATCACCTCGATTTATATTTAAGGAGTGACCCCCTCACTTCTTAGCCAATGGGGAGGCCACTTTGGTAACCAACTTTTTAGAAAAACTTTCTGAGCTTGTCCAAAATCTTGTCTCTACGCTTCATTACAGTTACATGGGAGGTACTATTTTTCTTGGCTACCTCACGAACTGTCATATCTTCATAGAAAAGGTCATGAATCAGTTCCTTCTCCTGGCGGTCTAGCTCTTTCATGGCTTCTTGTAGAATAAGAAGCATGGCCTTATCAACGACTAAATCTTCTACTGATAGCTCGTCCTCATAATCAGCACCAAGATCTATCAAACGCTGAAGAGAATCCTCTTTATTAGGTACAAAAGTGACTTTTTCATTTTCCATATCCACATCAATGCGGCCCACCTTTACATCTTCTTCTAGGTATCTCTGGCGGCGTTTCATTTGGTAATACTCCTTATAAAACTCATCACTCACCGGTACTGAAATTTTTCCAATCTTAATCTCTTTACTCATATACATCTTCCTCCTTGGAATTTTTTAATGGCCTAGTTAGGCGGGTTTTTACAGGGCCAGAAAACAAAAAAAGGCCGGACAAGGGCTAAATTGAATTAGCTCTCGTCCGGCCTTGGTAACTCATGTTTCTGGCTCCGTTGCTCGGTACTTTAATGGTTTGTTCTTTTATAAAGTTGTAAAAATAGACAAAAAAATAGCCGGATAACTACTTATATTAATAAGCAGCTATCCGGCTATTCGGTCACTCTCTTGGTGCCATTGCTCGGTATAGACTTTAATGTCTTGTATTGTGCCGATTACTACATCGGTCAGCAGTGTATTTCCCATTCTTAATGTGAACCCTGTTAAGAGTGCCACAGTGAGGGCACTTAATTTCTATTAATGATTCCAAACTTGTTTTAGGGTCCAGGTCAAACATCCTCTTTCTGTCATGAGCGCATTTCACTTTCACTAGCATAGCATTCCTCCTAAGTTGTTTTTTTGTATTAATCCATGCCATGCAACCGTTTATATAATTTTTGTTTACTGTTGTTTGTACTTAATGGTTAGGGTAAAAAAATATAATTTATTGCATTATTTAAGTACTCCTTTTTCATCAGGTCATAGAATCCCCCCTATTTCTTCATTTTATCTTCTTTTCCCAATACAGCAGCTACCAACTCTAAAATTACGGTCGGCAAAAATGCATTTTGAGAGAAGCTTTTGGCTATACTCTTCTTATTATGATTTGATTATATCATAGCTAAAAAATTAACACAACACCCAAAATGAAATTTGTTTAATAATTTATTGACTGTAGTCAATACTAATGATATAATGAGACTATACAACTTGATAATAGTAAATTCTATATACGGGAGGTGATTAATAATGACTAAAGAAAATATATTTAACAAAGAGGAATTTGCAGATTTGCTTGAGAGGGCAAAAGGAGATCGTTCTATTAATCGTTTTGCAGAGGAGACTGGTGTGAGCGCAGCCCACATTTCAAGATTTTTAAGAAGTTTGATCGAAGCGCCCCCAACACCGGAGACTATTTCAAAGTTTTCTTCAAAAGCCTATAATGATGTTTCTTATAGAGATCTAATGGCAGCAGCAGGGCATATTGCAATTACTAAAGAGAATGGATCCATTGGACTAGATGAGTTAGAAGATGACGATAGCGATGAAGTTGATAATAGAAGACCCTATGTGCCCACTAGAAATGCAAGTATTGATCCTATATCTCCTAATGAAAGAAGAATGGAGATGGAAAATTTAGAGAAGAGACTTTTTCAAGTTATCCTTTCATATTTATATGAAGCACCTTTTCAATGGAACATGCAAAAGCCTGATTCAAGGATGCGATTCCCTGATATGATTGTTGATATTGACGATGAGAAATATTCAAGATGGCTATTGGAGTTTAAAGCCTACCCAGAACCTAATAGAGGATTTGGCCTTCCGCCACAACATATATATGGTAGGCTTGCAATGATTGAGTTTTCTCCAAAGGATAAGTTTACAATAGTGGTAAATAGCGAGAGAGCATTCCAATATTTTTTAAGAAGACCTCCTGTATCAATAAGAGCTAATATTTATGTAATGCTAGTAGATATTGAAAAAGGTAGAGTTCTTACGGAAGAGCAGCTATCTAGTTACGAAATATAAATTATTAAGGTCATGATCTTCAGACATTTTAGCGCTGAGGAACATGGCCTTTTTCCGTATGAGGTTAACTGTATTTATTCACTTATCTTTTTTATTCTTAACAAATACTCTATTCCTCTAACTCTGCCATCTTCTCTCGGCGCTTCTGATCTAGCGTTTTAGTTTCACCTTTAATAAGGGTCCACTCATAGATATTAACTGCTGACCATCCCGTTACTTTTTCTGCCCAGCTATTAAATGTCATAACTTCACCTTGAAATTCTACTGACCTAATATCTTTTACAACTGCATCAGAGTCGTCAAAGTTTTTAATAACAACAGCATCTCCTGCTTTAAGAAGTCCCCACTCAAACAGCTTATCCATTCTTGGTAGGTAGGTTCTAGTAATACGGGTAGCTCCTTCTGTCATAATCTCGGGAGTCTTCTTCTCACTTATTTCAACATAGAAATCCTCAAGCAGTTGTGGTGGCAGTAATCTGTTTATCTCCAAAAACAATCCTCCACCAACCTTTAGAGGTTTCAAAGTAAAGCAGCTGATATCTACATGATTGGCTATGAGCCAGGCTACAGCCGATTCGGTTTGACGGTCAAATGACGAAGCAATCAAAATGATTCTCTGCTTTTTATTAAAGGTCTTCATGGCATTGTTCTTTTCCAGGAA comes from Alkalicella caledoniensis and encodes:
- a CDS encoding RNA polymerase sigma factor, translated to MSKEIKIGKISVPVSDEFYKEYYQMKRRQRYLEEDVKVGRIDVDMENEKVTFVPNKEDSLQRLIDLGADYEDELSVEDLVVDKAMLLILQEAMKELDRQEKELIHDLFYEDMTVREVAKKNSTSHVTVMKRRDKILDKLRKFF
- the metK gene encoding methionine adenosyltransferase — its product is MNEILKTAYTFTSESVTEGHPDKICDQISDAILDAMLKEDPDSRGAIETTVADGFIYVFGEARTKARVDHKKVIRDTIDAIGYRADELSTDGEFYRMLISINKQSPDIAMGVDSKELGAGDQGMMFGYATDETDEMLPLPLVLAHTMCKRLTEARKTGELPYLKPDGKSQVSVGYSKDHKPVCIKAIVVSTQHTEGIDIKKLRNDVLSQIILKTIPSELMNRETKILINPTGRFVLGGPAADSGLTGRKIIVDTYGSKGRHGGGAFSGKDATKVDRSGAYLARYIAKNIVAAGLAKECEVQISYAIGVAKPVSFKIDTFRTGKLPDEILTVMISTLIDMRPGTIIKSFGLKRPIYKQFAAYGHFGRDKMILGEKEIDTPWEALDMANTLKKLTDNYLKKKGGEAHE
- a CDS encoding antA/AntB antirepressor family protein, with the translated sequence MNELMRVNYTQDEPTVSGRELHEFLEVKTKYKDWFPRMTDYGFAENQDFTLVAQKRATNNPKNPYTDIMDHQLTIPMAKEICMIQRSEKGKQARQYFLAIEKAWNTPEMIMSRALKMAEYRINHLEVENSRLLVANTTMQPKAEYFDELVDRNLLINFRDTAKELKVQERIFIQFLLDKKYIYRDQKGKLKPYADKNSGLFEIKEAKNEKTGWAGTQTLITPKGRETFSLLIKGI
- a CDS encoding Com family DNA-binding transcriptional regulator codes for the protein MAWINTKKQLRRNAMLVKVKCAHDRKRMFDLDPKTSLESLIEIKCPHCGTLNRVHIKNGKYTADRCSNRHNTRH